One stretch of Streptomyces sp. NBC_01142 DNA includes these proteins:
- the purE gene encoding 5-(carboxyamino)imidazole ribonucleotide mutase, whose product MSETGPMTTSPSSPSPLVGIVMGSDSDWPVMEAAAQALDEFEIPYEVDVVSAHRMPREMIAYGEQADARGLKAIIAGAGGAAHLPGMLASVTPLPVIGVPVPLKYLDGMDSLLSIVQMPAGVPVATVSVAGARNAGLLAARILATQDAELLARMREFQQELNDQATEKGKRLRAKVEGAAGFGFGK is encoded by the coding sequence ATGAGTGAAACGGGTCCCATGACCACCTCTCCCTCGTCGCCGTCCCCCCTCGTCGGCATCGTGATGGGCTCGGACTCCGACTGGCCCGTCATGGAGGCCGCCGCGCAGGCCCTCGACGAGTTCGAGATCCCCTACGAGGTCGATGTCGTCTCCGCGCACCGCATGCCGCGCGAGATGATCGCGTACGGCGAGCAGGCCGACGCCCGCGGCCTCAAGGCGATCATCGCGGGCGCCGGAGGAGCGGCCCACCTCCCGGGCATGCTCGCCTCCGTCACCCCGCTCCCGGTGATCGGTGTGCCGGTGCCCCTGAAGTACCTCGACGGCATGGACTCGCTCCTGTCCATCGTGCAGATGCCCGCCGGTGTGCCCGTCGCCACCGTCTCCGTCGCCGGTGCCCGCAACGCGGGCCTGCTCGCGGCCCGCATCCTGGCCACGCAGGACGCCGAACTCCTCGCGCGTATGCGGGAGTTCCAGCAGGAGCTGAACGACCAGGCGACCGAGAAGGGCAAGCGGCTGCGTGCGAAGGTCGAGGGTGCGGCAGGCTTCGGTTTCGGGAAGTAA
- a CDS encoding 5-(carboxyamino)imidazole ribonucleotide synthase, translated as MTFPVVGMVGGGQLARMTHEAGIPLGLRFKLLSDTPQDSAAQVVSDVVIGDYRDLDTLRDFARGCDVITFDHEHVPIEHMRALEADGIPVRPGPDALVHAQDKGVMRAKLMEIGAPCPRHRIVADPADVAAFAEEVGGFPVILKTVRGGYDGKGVWFVHTAQDAEAPFRAGVPVLAEEKVAFTRELAANIVRSPHGQAVAYPVVESQQVDGVCDTVIAPAPNLSEELAGQAQQLALRIAKDLGVVGHLAVELFETTDGRILVNELAMRPHNSGHWTQDGAITSQFANHVRAVLDLPLGDPRPRGKWTVMCNVLGGDYPDMYAAYLHCMARDPQLKIHMYGKDVKPGRKVGHVNTYGDDLDDVLERARHAAGYLRGTLLS; from the coding sequence GTGACGTTCCCGGTAGTCGGCATGGTCGGCGGCGGTCAGCTCGCCCGTATGACCCACGAGGCGGGCATCCCCCTCGGCCTCAGATTCAAGCTCCTCAGTGATACTCCACAGGACTCCGCAGCCCAGGTGGTGAGCGATGTCGTCATCGGCGACTATCGCGACCTGGACACGCTGCGTGACTTCGCACGCGGCTGCGATGTGATCACTTTCGATCATGAGCATGTCCCGATCGAGCACATGAGGGCCCTGGAGGCGGACGGCATTCCCGTCCGCCCGGGGCCCGACGCATTGGTGCACGCCCAGGACAAGGGTGTGATGCGCGCGAAGCTCATGGAGATCGGCGCGCCCTGCCCGCGCCACCGCATCGTGGCGGACCCCGCCGATGTCGCGGCGTTCGCCGAGGAGGTGGGCGGCTTCCCCGTCATCCTCAAGACGGTGCGCGGCGGCTACGACGGCAAGGGCGTCTGGTTCGTGCATACGGCACAGGACGCCGAGGCTCCCTTCCGGGCCGGCGTCCCGGTCCTTGCCGAGGAGAAGGTCGCTTTCACCCGCGAGCTGGCGGCGAATATCGTCCGCTCGCCGCACGGCCAGGCCGTCGCCTACCCCGTCGTCGAGTCGCAGCAGGTCGACGGCGTCTGCGACACGGTGATCGCGCCCGCGCCGAATCTGTCGGAGGAGCTCGCGGGGCAGGCCCAGCAGCTTGCCCTGCGGATCGCGAAGGATCTCGGCGTCGTCGGCCATCTCGCGGTCGAGCTGTTCGAGACGACCGATGGCCGGATCCTGGTCAACGAGCTGGCCATGCGCCCGCACAACTCCGGCCACTGGACGCAGGACGGTGCGATCACCTCGCAGTTCGCCAACCATGTCCGCGCCGTACTCGACCTCCCGCTCGGCGACCCGCGCCCGCGCGGAAAGTGGACGGTCATGTGCAATGTGCTGGGCGGCGACTACCCCGACATGTATGCGGCGTACCTGCACTGCATGGCCCGCGACCCGCAGCTGAAGATCCATATGTATGGCAAGGACGTCAAACCCGGCCGCAAGGTGGGGCACGTCAACACCTACGGCGACGACCTGGACGACGTGCTGGAGCGCGCCCGTCACGCAGCCGGCTATCTCAGAGGAACACTGCTCTCATGA
- a CDS encoding GtrA family protein translates to MSERSALRVRLEQLTREFAKFGAVGGVGLLVDLGVFNLVRHLTDIPVVRASIVATVVAIGCNYLGFRYFTYRDRDKSRRTKELTLFLLFSVVGLVIQSGVLYVATYGFGWDSPLQSNIFKFLGIGIATLFRFWSYRTWVFRALPAREAVQTAESFLGQEPSGARPGPGSEPRPRPEPDRVAR, encoded by the coding sequence ATGAGTGAACGAAGCGCGCTGCGCGTGCGGCTTGAGCAGCTCACGCGTGAGTTCGCGAAGTTCGGCGCGGTCGGTGGTGTGGGGCTCCTGGTGGACCTCGGGGTCTTCAATCTCGTACGGCACCTCACCGACATCCCCGTGGTGCGGGCGAGCATCGTTGCCACGGTCGTCGCGATCGGCTGCAACTATCTGGGCTTCCGCTACTTCACCTACCGGGACCGCGACAAGAGCCGCCGGACCAAGGAGCTGACGCTCTTCCTGCTGTTCAGCGTCGTCGGGCTGGTGATCCAGAGCGGCGTGCTGTACGTCGCGACGTACGGCTTCGGCTGGGACAGCCCGCTGCAGAGCAACATCTTCAAGTTCCTCGGCATCGGCATCGCGACGCTGTTCCGCTTCTGGTCGTACCGGACCTGGGTGTTCCGGGCGCTGCCGGCGCGCGAGGCCGTGCAGACGGCGGAATCCTTCCTGGGGCAGGAGCCGTCCGGGGCCCGTCCGGGGCCGGGATCCGAGCCGCGGCCCCGGCCCGAACCCGACCGGGTAGCCCGCTGA
- a CDS encoding ATP-binding protein — translation MRRRLINSTLAVVLVVIAVFGVSLVIVETRTISSSAQESVDSEALRLVSIVDSRLIGGEPVNPDILSEQSGAKRYALIEIPGRPPIEIGERPSGSVIRGVAKGERDETVTVEESRSSVTREVGRTLLIIGGVALLAVIAAVLLAVRQANRLASPLTDLAETAERLGSGDPRPRHKRYGVPELDRVADVLDASAERIARMLTAERRLAADASHQLRTPLTALSMRLEEITVTDDLATVKEEASIALTQVERLTDVVQRLLTNSRDPRIGSAVAFDLDEVVKQQLEEWKPVYRSTGRAIVCSGRQGMRAVGTPGAVAQVLAALIENSLMHGGGTVAVRTRVTGNQAVIEVTDEGPGVPADLGARIFERTISGRNSTGIGLAVARDLAEADGGRLELLQQQPPVFALFLSRVARSRKEDLGPTVR, via the coding sequence TTGCGTCGCCGACTGATCAACTCCACGCTCGCCGTCGTGCTCGTCGTCATCGCCGTCTTCGGCGTCTCCCTCGTCATCGTCGAGACCCGCACGATCAGCAGCAGCGCCCAGGAAAGCGTGGACTCCGAGGCCCTCCGCCTCGTCAGCATCGTCGACAGCCGGCTCATCGGCGGGGAACCGGTCAACCCCGACATCCTCTCCGAGCAGAGCGGCGCCAAGCGGTACGCCCTGATCGAGATCCCCGGCCGCCCGCCCATCGAGATCGGCGAACGCCCCTCCGGCAGCGTCATCCGCGGCGTTGCGAAGGGCGAGCGCGACGAGACCGTCACCGTCGAGGAGTCCCGCTCCTCCGTCACCCGCGAGGTCGGCCGCACCCTGCTGATCATCGGCGGCGTCGCCCTGCTCGCGGTCATCGCGGCCGTCCTGCTCGCCGTACGCCAGGCCAACCGCCTCGCCTCGCCCCTCACCGACCTCGCCGAGACCGCCGAACGCCTCGGCTCGGGCGACCCGCGCCCCCGGCACAAGCGGTACGGCGTGCCCGAGCTCGACCGGGTCGCGGACGTTCTCGACGCCAGCGCCGAGCGGATCGCGCGGATGCTCACCGCCGAGCGCCGGCTCGCCGCGGACGCCTCGCACCAGCTCCGTACGCCGCTGACCGCGCTCTCCATGCGGCTGGAGGAGATCACGGTCACCGATGACCTCGCGACGGTGAAGGAGGAGGCGAGCATCGCGCTCACCCAGGTGGAGCGGCTCACCGACGTGGTGCAGCGGCTGCTCACCAACTCCCGCGATCCCCGCATCGGCTCGGCCGTCGCCTTCGATCTGGACGAGGTCGTCAAGCAGCAGCTGGAGGAGTGGAAGCCTGTCTACCGCAGCACGGGCCGGGCGATCGTCTGCTCGGGCCGGCAGGGCATGCGGGCCGTCGGCACCCCGGGCGCGGTCGCCCAGGTGCTCGCGGCCCTGATCGAGAACTCCCTGATGCACGGCGGCGGCACCGTCGCCGTACGCACCCGCGTCACCGGCAACCAGGCGGTCATCGAGGTGACGGACGAGGGCCCGGGCGTACCGGCCGACCTCGGTGCGCGGATCTTCGAGCGGACCATCAGCGGCCGCAACTCCACCGGCATCGGGCTGGCCGTGGCCCGCGATCTGGCGGAGGCGGACGGCGGCCGACTGGAACTGCTCCAGCAGCAGCCGCCGGTCTTCGCGCTCTTCCTCAGCCGGGTGGCGCGCAGCCGTAAGGAAGACCTCGGGCCGACGGTCCGCTAG
- a CDS encoding response regulator transcription factor, whose amino-acid sequence MTRVLLAEDDASISEPLARALRREGYEVEVREDGPSALEAGLAGGVDLVVLDLGLPGMDGLEVARRLRAEGHTIPILVLTARADEVDTVVGLDAGADDYVTKPFRLAELLARVRALLRRGATEPVPAPSTHGVRIDVESHRAWMGDEELQLTAKEFDLLRVLVRDAGRVVTRDQLMREVWDTTWWSSTKTLDMHISWLRKKLGDDAANPRYIATVRGVGFRFEKS is encoded by the coding sequence ATGACGCGTGTACTGCTCGCCGAGGACGACGCTTCCATCTCGGAGCCGCTGGCCCGCGCCCTGCGTCGGGAGGGTTACGAGGTCGAGGTGCGCGAGGACGGCCCGAGCGCGCTCGAAGCCGGACTGGCCGGGGGAGTCGACCTGGTGGTGCTCGACCTGGGGCTGCCCGGAATGGACGGCCTGGAGGTCGCCCGGCGACTGCGTGCCGAAGGCCACACGATCCCCATCCTGGTGCTGACCGCGCGCGCCGACGAGGTGGACACGGTGGTCGGCCTGGACGCCGGCGCCGACGACTACGTCACCAAGCCGTTCCGCCTCGCCGAACTGCTCGCCCGGGTACGGGCCCTGCTCCGGCGCGGCGCCACCGAGCCGGTCCCGGCGCCGTCGACCCACGGCGTACGGATCGATGTCGAGTCGCACCGCGCCTGGATGGGCGACGAGGAGCTCCAGCTCACGGCGAAGGAGTTCGACCTGCTGCGGGTCCTGGTCCGGGACGCGGGCCGGGTCGTCACCCGCGACCAGTTGATGCGGGAGGTCTGGGACACGACGTGGTGGTCGTCCACCAAGACACTGGACATGCACATCTCTTGGCTCCGCAAGAAACTGGGCGACGATGCGGCGAATCCGCGGTACATCGCGACGGTGCGGGGTGTGGGCTTCCGCTTCGAGAAGAGCTGA
- a CDS encoding peptide MFS transporter produces the protein MASSLTKDTSGAPSGEKTFFGHPRGMATLFMTEMWERFSWYGMRGILTLYLVAAVLDGPLEGREALAASIYGVYNAVVYMAAMPGGWVADRLWGARKAVLVGGIVIALGHFTLAIPSDIAFFCGLALIAVGTGLLKPNISAMVGGLYEGQSSARRDAGFTLFYMAINIGGMAAPLVVGYLGENVNWHLGFAVAGVGMALAVVQYVLGGRHLGDIGKEPAKPASPEERRTVLRKVALWAGIAAAALATDLVVGTYDIEHIVNVLAVLGIVVPIVYFVTIFRNPALTSEDRPKIKAYVWFFVTAVLFWMIYDQSGSLLTIFADNKTDRMIGGWEFPASWYQSVNPMMVIILAPLFAALWVKLATRNREPSTPMKFALAMLLIGGSFGIMGLAGAAAANSETGKVTIFWLLSVYLVQTLGEMCLSPVGLSLSTKLAPKLFVGQIMGLWFLATSTGNALNGWTTKLNAPLGDAVYYTLWAIIAVAAGLAFMTAGKKIRALMGDVK, from the coding sequence ATGGCGTCCAGCCTGACGAAGGACACCTCCGGAGCACCCTCCGGCGAGAAGACCTTCTTCGGCCACCCCCGCGGTATGGCCACCCTCTTCATGACGGAGATGTGGGAGCGCTTTTCCTGGTACGGGATGCGCGGCATTCTCACGCTTTACCTGGTGGCCGCCGTCCTCGACGGTCCCCTCGAGGGCCGCGAGGCACTCGCCGCCTCGATCTACGGCGTCTACAACGCTGTGGTCTACATGGCCGCCATGCCCGGCGGCTGGGTCGCGGACCGCCTCTGGGGCGCGCGCAAGGCCGTTCTCGTCGGCGGCATCGTCATCGCGCTGGGGCACTTCACCCTCGCGATCCCGTCCGACATCGCCTTCTTCTGCGGTCTCGCGCTGATCGCGGTCGGCACCGGTCTACTGAAGCCGAACATCTCCGCGATGGTCGGCGGCCTCTACGAGGGCCAGTCCAGCGCTCGCCGCGACGCCGGCTTCACGCTCTTCTACATGGCGATCAACATCGGCGGTATGGCCGCCCCGCTGGTCGTCGGCTACCTCGGTGAGAACGTCAACTGGCACCTCGGCTTCGCCGTCGCCGGTGTCGGCATGGCTCTTGCCGTCGTCCAGTACGTGCTGGGCGGCCGTCACCTCGGTGACATCGGCAAGGAGCCGGCCAAGCCGGCTTCGCCGGAGGAGCGGCGGACGGTCCTGCGCAAGGTTGCGCTGTGGGCCGGCATCGCTGCCGCCGCGCTGGCGACCGACCTCGTCGTGGGCACGTACGACATAGAGCACATCGTCAACGTCCTTGCCGTCCTCGGCATCGTCGTCCCGATCGTGTACTTCGTCACGATCTTCCGGAACCCGGCGCTCACGAGCGAGGACCGCCCGAAGATCAAGGCGTACGTATGGTTCTTCGTGACCGCCGTGCTGTTCTGGATGATCTACGACCAGTCCGGCTCGCTGCTGACGATCTTCGCCGACAACAAGACGGACCGCATGATCGGCGGCTGGGAGTTCCCGGCCTCCTGGTACCAGTCGGTCAACCCGATGATGGTCATCATCCTGGCCCCCCTCTTCGCCGCCCTGTGGGTCAAACTGGCCACGCGCAACCGCGAGCCCAGCACTCCGATGAAGTTCGCCCTGGCGATGCTCCTCATCGGCGGCTCCTTCGGCATCATGGGCCTGGCGGGCGCCGCCGCGGCGAACAGCGAGACCGGCAAGGTCACCATCTTCTGGCTGCTGAGCGTCTACCTGGTCCAGACCCTCGGTGAGATGTGCCTGTCGCCGGTCGGCCTGTCCCTGTCGACCAAGCTGGCCCCGAAGCTGTTCGTCGGCCAGATCATGGGTCTGTGGTTCCTCGCCACCTCGACGGGCAACGCCCTGAACGGCTGGACCACCAAGCTCAACGCCCCGCTGGGCGACGCCGTCTACTACACCTTGTGGGCGATCATCGCTGTCGCAGCGGGCCTCGCCTTCATGACGGCGGGCAAGAAGATCCGCGCGCTCATGGGCGACGTGAAGTAA
- a CDS encoding peptidase — protein sequence MLYPKRTAHALAAAVAGSVVLMAAPAAHASVVDVDYQCQTPIGPKGAVSPIDIKAVKSGSGYKLTMSFQKGVSSSPVELGKGAMKPSALMVLGGAGEGTVPVSGPPNAEAVPANTPIKISDLSGTYTPKKSGKVTFTAGVLTIKALGTTTTCTPKNNPKPSLELDVTGAGGGSSLPTPSGGGELPKTGPLDSATALGTLGGTVLLAGAAGVLWLTRRGGGRTAS from the coding sequence GTGTTGTACCCGAAGCGGACAGCCCACGCGCTGGCAGCAGCGGTGGCGGGCTCGGTGGTGCTGATGGCCGCCCCCGCCGCCCATGCCAGTGTGGTGGACGTCGACTACCAGTGTCAGACCCCGATCGGGCCCAAAGGCGCGGTCTCCCCGATCGACATCAAGGCTGTGAAGAGCGGCAGCGGCTACAAGCTCACGATGTCCTTCCAGAAGGGCGTCTCCTCCAGCCCGGTCGAGCTCGGCAAGGGAGCCATGAAGCCGAGCGCGCTCATGGTGCTGGGCGGCGCGGGCGAGGGTACGGTCCCCGTCTCCGGGCCACCGAACGCTGAGGCGGTCCCGGCCAACACGCCTATCAAGATCAGTGACTTGTCGGGGACGTACACCCCGAAGAAGAGCGGCAAGGTCACGTTCACGGCCGGGGTGCTGACGATCAAGGCGCTCGGTACGACGACCACCTGCACGCCCAAGAACAACCCCAAGCCGTCGCTGGAACTCGACGTCACGGGGGCGGGCGGCGGCAGCAGCCTGCCCACACCGTCCGGTGGCGGCGAACTGCCGAAGACCGGCCCGCTCGACTCGGCGACGGCGCTCGGCACGCTCGGTGGCACAGTGCTGCTGGCCGGGGCGGCCGGGGTGCTGTGGCTGACCCGGCGCGGCGGCGGCCGGACCGCGAGCTGA
- a CDS encoding ATP-binding protein, with protein MSTTRQQPPGDLGPEPEGAGATPASGVPGGAVRRLALRSASGIVPLARDFTRQALYDWGWLPAASADRRAAAEDVLLVVSELVTNACLHAEGPEELRVGCDGKVLRLEVTDRGTGQPAPRTPHRAGRPGGHGMFIVQRLCLDWGVVRSPGAAGKTVWADLAAPS; from the coding sequence ATGAGCACCACCCGGCAGCAGCCGCCGGGCGACCTCGGCCCTGAGCCGGAAGGCGCCGGCGCCACCCCTGCCTCGGGGGTACCCGGCGGTGCGGTGCGTCGCCTTGCCCTGCGCAGCGCCAGCGGCATCGTTCCGCTCGCCCGCGACTTCACCCGCCAGGCGCTGTACGACTGGGGCTGGCTCCCCGCCGCCTCGGCCGACCGCCGGGCGGCGGCCGAGGACGTACTGCTGGTCGTCTCCGAGCTGGTCACGAACGCCTGCCTGCACGCCGAAGGGCCGGAGGAGCTGCGGGTCGGCTGCGACGGGAAGGTGCTGCGCCTGGAGGTCACGGACCGGGGCACGGGCCAGCCCGCTCCGCGCACCCCCCACCGGGCCGGACGGCCCGGCGGGCACGGCATGTTCATCGTCCAGCGGCTCTGTCTCGACTGGGGAGTTGTACGGTCCCCGGGTGCCGCGGGCAAGACGGTCTGGGCGGATCTCGCCGCCCCCTCGTAG
- a CDS encoding STAS domain-containing protein, translating to MDRGTVGSANRGRLQVEVRTEGLSEVVKPAGELDHHTADLLRAPLDEALEQGRVRLVIDCSELEFCDSTGLNVLLGARLKAEAAGGGVHLAGMLPVVARVFEITGAEAVFTVHDSLGAALPD from the coding sequence ATGGACCGCGGGACGGTCGGCAGCGCGAACCGGGGCCGACTTCAGGTAGAGGTTCGGACCGAAGGCCTCAGCGAGGTTGTAAAACCGGCGGGTGAGTTGGATCACCACACCGCCGATTTGTTGCGTGCGCCACTGGACGAGGCGCTCGAGCAGGGCCGCGTACGACTGGTCATCGACTGCTCGGAGCTCGAGTTCTGCGACTCCACCGGACTCAATGTGCTGCTCGGAGCCCGGCTGAAGGCCGAGGCCGCCGGGGGAGGGGTGCATTTGGCCGGCATGCTGCCCGTGGTGGCCAGGGTCTTCGAGATCACCGGAGCGGAGGCGGTCTTCACCGTGCACGACTCCCTCGGGGCGGCCCTGCCCGACTGA
- a CDS encoding RNA polymerase sigma factor SigF, whose protein sequence is MEETMSPRLDESRTAPSTLPIPATEPAEGPVQDGLENLESVENLESLDGLPEIPPFDQVGPLDARALSKTLFGRLESLEEGTHEYAYVRNTLVELNLALVKFAASRFRSRSEPMEDIIQVGTIGLIKAIDRFELSRGVEFPTFAMPTIVGEIKRFFRDTSWSVRVPRRLQELRLDLAKAGDELSQQYDRAPTVGELAERLAISKDEVVEGMAASNAYTASSLDAQPEEDETEGALADRIGYEDHGLEGIEYVESLKPLIASLPPRDRKILSLRFVANMTQSEIGEELGISQMHVSRLLSRTLVRLRKGLTLEE, encoded by the coding sequence ATGGAGGAGACCATGTCACCCCGGCTCGACGAATCGCGCACCGCGCCGTCGACACTGCCCATCCCCGCCACCGAACCGGCCGAGGGCCCCGTCCAGGACGGCCTGGAGAACCTGGAGAGCGTGGAGAACCTGGAGAGCCTCGACGGCCTCCCGGAGATCCCGCCCTTCGACCAGGTGGGACCGCTGGACGCGCGAGCGCTGTCGAAGACCCTCTTCGGGCGTCTCGAATCCCTCGAAGAGGGCACGCACGAGTACGCGTACGTCCGCAACACCCTGGTCGAACTCAACCTGGCACTGGTGAAGTTCGCCGCCTCCCGGTTCCGCTCCCGCAGCGAGCCGATGGAGGACATCATCCAGGTCGGCACGATCGGTCTGATCAAGGCGATCGACCGCTTCGAGCTCAGCCGGGGCGTCGAGTTCCCGACCTTCGCGATGCCGACCATCGTCGGCGAGATCAAGCGCTTCTTCCGCGACACCAGCTGGTCGGTGCGGGTGCCGCGCCGCCTCCAGGAGCTGCGGCTCGACCTGGCGAAGGCGGGCGACGAGCTCTCCCAGCAGTACGACCGCGCGCCCACCGTCGGTGAACTCGCCGAGCGGCTCGCCATCAGCAAGGACGAGGTCGTCGAGGGCATGGCGGCGAGCAACGCGTACACCGCGAGCTCGCTGGACGCCCAGCCCGAGGAGGACGAGACCGAGGGCGCCCTCGCGGACCGCATCGGCTACGAGGACCACGGACTCGAAGGAATCGAGTACGTCGAGTCGCTGAAGCCGCTGATCGCAAGCCTTCCGCCACGGGACCGTAAAATTCTCTCCCTGCGATTCGTCGCCAATATGACGCAGTCGGAGATCGGCGAGGAGCTCGGGATCTCGCAGATGCATGTGTCGCGACTGCTGTCGCGCACCCTGGTCAGGCTCAGAAAGGGCCTCACGCTCGAGGAGTGA
- a CDS encoding lipopolysaccharide biosynthesis protein translates to MTSTAASGDSMFRNAYALMLSTGVSAALGLGFWLVAARYYTEQAVGEGSAAIAAMRLLASLTATTMIGAVVRYVPRAGRATGPLVWRAYALSSLVVCLASVAFLFTLDLWGPSYAPLGGLGAGLIFTASCVGWALLTLQDGVLTGLRKAVWVPVGNAAFSIGKLLLLAVFATALPVLGIFVSWAAAIAVSVLPLGWLIFRRLIPRQAAADHDREPLRIREIGRFLAGDSVGSLFSLAMINLLPVMVAVRFDAAHNGFFYIAYTVGGTMEFMAINMASSLTAHASHSPETLAAGVRGALRRMSVLLVPVVLFLVVFAPQILAPFGDDYAAHGTTVLRLLAAAALPRVVVELYIGVLRVQGRTGMLAALQGTMCALVLGSAALLLGPTGISGAGLAMLLSMSLTALVAAPGLRAALSGREPRQAWFTRLVRHRGAEVEEEYGTTWARRAAERRAEAAAEYAREYGTDWARQTAYLRGVHEDTATPAFGFPVYVQERTGQEGPGPKGTGQEGPGPEGSGDDRSGRERTADGEAGRPSVDPGEGRLATALWLLLGLAAGLFWIPLFQAPDIAPGPTMEQLSGSQLLRALPPVTLTAGVLLIVVHSAAVSLLRPRPVLLGAGLLVTFAALHTAPAVLGWEPEPVRGAWYESLASFLAVAAGLDSPDPLLRWLPTVFQLLCLVALLPILGATRLPVAAQWGALWLLAVCGWALQKHLAPAALPLQLGLSCAALTLVLIRHRSHTRSHKHSRSRSRSRE, encoded by the coding sequence GTGACCTCCACCGCCGCCAGCGGCGACTCGATGTTCCGCAACGCCTACGCCCTGATGCTCTCCACCGGCGTCTCCGCCGCGCTCGGCCTCGGCTTCTGGCTGGTTGCCGCCCGCTACTACACCGAGCAGGCCGTGGGCGAGGGCTCCGCCGCCATCGCCGCCATGCGGCTGCTCGCCTCCCTCACCGCCACCACCATGATCGGCGCGGTCGTGCGGTACGTGCCCCGGGCCGGCCGCGCCACCGGGCCCCTGGTGTGGCGCGCCTACGCGCTCAGCTCGCTGGTGGTGTGCCTCGCGTCCGTGGCGTTCCTGTTCACGCTCGACCTCTGGGGGCCTTCGTACGCACCCCTCGGCGGGCTCGGCGCCGGTCTGATCTTCACCGCCTCCTGCGTCGGCTGGGCGCTGCTGACCCTCCAGGACGGGGTGCTGACAGGGCTGCGCAAAGCCGTCTGGGTACCGGTCGGCAACGCCGCCTTCTCCATCGGCAAGCTGCTGCTGCTCGCCGTCTTCGCCACCGCCCTGCCCGTACTGGGCATCTTCGTCTCCTGGGCCGCGGCCATCGCCGTGTCCGTACTGCCCCTCGGCTGGCTGATCTTCCGCAGGCTCATCCCCCGCCAGGCCGCGGCCGACCACGACCGCGAACCGCTGCGCATCCGCGAGATCGGGCGCTTCCTCGCCGGGGACTCGGTCGGCTCGCTCTTCTCACTGGCAATGATCAATCTGCTGCCGGTGATGGTCGCGGTCCGCTTCGACGCCGCGCACAACGGCTTCTTCTACATCGCGTACACCGTCGGCGGAACGATGGAGTTCATGGCCATCAACATGGCCTCCTCGCTGACCGCGCACGCCTCGCACAGCCCGGAGACCCTGGCCGCCGGGGTGCGCGGCGCGCTGCGCAGGATGAGCGTGCTGCTGGTGCCCGTCGTGCTGTTCCTCGTCGTCTTCGCCCCGCAGATCCTCGCCCCGTTCGGCGACGACTACGCCGCGCACGGCACCACCGTGCTGCGGCTGCTCGCCGCCGCAGCGCTGCCTCGGGTCGTCGTCGAGCTCTACATCGGGGTCCTGCGGGTCCAGGGACGTACGGGCATGCTCGCCGCCCTCCAGGGCACGATGTGCGCCCTGGTACTGGGCAGCGCGGCCCTGCTGCTCGGCCCCACCGGGATCTCCGGGGCGGGCCTGGCGATGCTGCTCTCGATGTCGCTGACGGCCCTGGTGGCCGCGCCGGGGCTGCGCGCCGCGCTGTCGGGCCGCGAGCCCCGGCAGGCCTGGTTCACCAGGCTGGTGCGGCACCGGGGCGCCGAGGTGGAGGAGGAGTACGGCACGACCTGGGCGCGCCGGGCCGCCGAGCGGCGGGCGGAGGCAGCGGCGGAGTACGCGCGGGAGTACGGGACGGACTGGGCGCGGCAGACCGCGTATCTGCGCGGGGTGCACGAGGACACCGCGACACCCGCCTTCGGCTTCCCCGTCTACGTACAGGAGCGGACGGGGCAGGAGGGACCCGGACCGAAGGGGACGGGGCAGGAGGGGCCTGGACCGGAGGGGTCCGGAGACGACCGGTCGGGAAGGGAGCGGACCGCGGACGGGGAGGCCGGCCGGCCGTCCGTCGACCCGGGCGAGGGGAGGCTGGCCACCGCGCTGTGGCTGCTGCTCGGACTCGCCGCCGGGCTGTTCTGGATTCCGCTCTTCCAGGCCCCGGACATCGCCCCGGGCCCCACCATGGAGCAGCTCTCCGGCTCGCAGCTGCTGCGGGCCCTGCCGCCGGTCACCCTCACCGCCGGTGTCCTGCTGATCGTCGTCCACAGCGCCGCCGTCTCGCTGCTGCGCCCGCGCCCGGTGCTGCTCGGCGCGGGGCTGCTGGTCACCTTCGCCGCGCTGCACACCGCGCCCGCGGTGCTCGGCTGGGAACCGGAGCCCGTTCGGGGCGCGTGGTACGAGTCACTGGCGAGCTTCCTCGCCGTGGCCGCCGGTCTCGACAGCCCGGACCCACTGCTGCGCTGGCTGCCGACCGTGTTCCAGCTGCTCTGCCTTGTCGCGCTGTTGCCGATTCTCGGGGCAACCCGGCTGCCGGTGGCGGCGCAGTGGGGTGCGCTGTGGCTGCTCGCGGTGTGCGGCTGGGCCCTGCAGAAGCACCTCGCGCCCGCTGCACTCCCGCTTCAACTGGGCCTTTCCTGCGCGGCGTTGACGCTCGTACTCATCCGACATCGCAGCCACACCCGCAGCCACAAACACAGCCGCAGCCGCAGCCGCAGCCGCGAATGA